One region of Bradyrhizobium betae genomic DNA includes:
- a CDS encoding nuclear transport factor 2 family protein — protein MNQALLDRLAIRDLVENWAVWRDAGDWERFATVWHDEGWMSATWFQGPARDFMRVSQEGFVRGVRILHFLGGTSIDLSGERAIAQTKMTISQRAPVHDVVCDVVCTGRFYDFLEKREGHWGIVRRQPIYEKDRIDPVDPAATLQLDQKALAELPEGYRHLAYMQELIGYKVKRDMPGLTGPEVEKLYGEGRAWLAGTAK, from the coding sequence ATGAACCAAGCGCTGCTCGACCGCCTCGCCATCCGCGATCTCGTCGAGAACTGGGCGGTGTGGCGTGACGCCGGCGACTGGGAGCGCTTTGCGACCGTCTGGCACGACGAGGGCTGGATGTCCGCCACCTGGTTTCAGGGGCCGGCGCGGGATTTCATGCGCGTCAGCCAGGAGGGGTTTGTCAGGGGTGTCCGCATCCTGCATTTCCTCGGCGGCACCAGCATCGACCTTTCCGGCGAGCGGGCCATCGCACAAACCAAGATGACGATCTCGCAGCGTGCCCCGGTGCATGACGTGGTTTGCGACGTCGTCTGCACCGGGCGCTTCTACGACTTCCTGGAGAAGCGGGAGGGCCATTGGGGCATCGTCCGCCGCCAGCCAATCTACGAGAAGGACCGGATCGACCCGGTCGATCCCGCCGCAACGCTTCAACTGGATCAAAAAGCGCTCGCCGAGCTCCCCGAGGGCTACCGCCACCTCGCCTACATGCAGGAACTGATCGGCTACAAGGTCAAGCGCGACATGCCGGGGCTCACCGGGCCGGAGGTCGAGAAGCTCTATGGCGAGGGGCGGGCGTGGCTGGCGGGGACGGCGAAGTAA
- a CDS encoding response regulator, with product MSRSQLVAEHLPLLRRYARALTGSQASGDAYVAAMLEAMLGDPSVLDESHGPRAGLFRLFTQIWNSVSVNDDAEVATLPMPPERRLSNITPLPRQAFLLLSLEGFSEEEVAYVLGTDVAETRRLADAAGREMAAEIATDVLIIEDETFIAMDLESLVKNLGHNVVGVARTHADAVALAKNKRPGLILADIQLADGSSGLDAVNELLKTFEVPVVFITAYPERFLTGERPEPAFLISKPFQPAMVSAVASQALFFQRNSRNRAPKAPAA from the coding sequence ATGTCCCGTTCGCAGCTTGTTGCTGAACACTTGCCGTTATTGCGCCGGTATGCGCGCGCCCTGACGGGCAGCCAGGCCTCCGGTGACGCCTATGTCGCAGCCATGTTGGAAGCCATGCTGGGGGATCCGTCAGTGCTCGACGAGAGCCACGGGCCGCGAGCCGGCCTGTTCCGGCTGTTCACCCAGATCTGGAATTCGGTGTCGGTCAATGACGACGCCGAAGTGGCGACGCTGCCGATGCCGCCGGAGCGCCGGCTCTCGAACATCACGCCGCTGCCGCGGCAGGCGTTCCTGCTGCTCTCGCTCGAGGGATTTTCGGAAGAGGAAGTCGCCTACGTGCTCGGCACCGACGTCGCCGAAACGCGGCGGCTTGCGGACGCCGCGGGACGCGAAATGGCAGCCGAGATCGCCACCGACGTGCTGATCATCGAGGACGAGACCTTCATCGCCATGGACCTCGAGAGCCTGGTGAAGAATCTCGGCCACAATGTCGTCGGCGTCGCGCGCACCCATGCCGACGCGGTGGCGCTGGCCAAGAACAAGCGTCCGGGCCTGATCCTGGCCGACATCCAGCTCGCCGACGGCTCGTCCGGCCTCGACGCCGTCAACGAGCTGCTGAAGACGTTCGAGGTGCCGGTGGTGTTCATCACCGCCTATCCCGAGCGCTTCCTCACCGGCGAGCGACCCGAGCCGGCGTTCCTGATCTCAAAACCGTTCCAGCCCGCGATGGTGTCGGCGGTGGCGAGCCAGGCGCTGTTCTTCCAGCGCAACTCGCGCAACCGCGCGCCGAAGGCGCCGGCGGCGTAA
- a CDS encoding NepR family anti-sigma factor, which produces MKDLKSQASKSTTPSKGGLTPEIQSRIGHQLRAMYDDVVRQGVPDRFAELIKKLDAPGGAPQVETDGGSNDNNNGRD; this is translated from the coding sequence ATGAAAGATCTCAAGTCTCAAGCCAGCAAAAGCACGACCCCCAGCAAGGGAGGCCTAACTCCGGAGATTCAGTCCCGGATCGGGCACCAGCTGCGCGCCATGTACGATGACGTGGTGCGGCAGGGGGTTCCGGACCGGTTCGCGGAACTGATCAAGAAGCTTGATGCGCCGGGAGGCGCACCCCAAGTGGAAACCGACGGGGGCTCCAACGACAACAACAATGGGAGGGATTAA
- a CDS encoding sigma-70 family RNA polymerase sigma factor — MPLTDSLRDDILAAVPSLRAFAISLSGNADRADDLVQETLLRALANIDSFQPGSNLPAWLFTILRNLFRSDYRKRRREVEDAEGNYAKTLKTQPSQNAHLEFEEFRGALEKLPQDQREALILVGASGFSYEDAASICGCAVGTIKSRVNRARSKLAALLYVDGAEDFGPDETIRAVIGGSGG, encoded by the coding sequence ATGCCTCTCACGGACTCCCTGCGTGACGACATCCTCGCGGCCGTGCCCAGTTTGCGCGCGTTCGCGATTTCGCTCAGTGGCAATGCGGACCGCGCCGACGATCTGGTGCAGGAAACGCTGTTGCGTGCGCTCGCCAACATCGACTCGTTCCAGCCCGGCTCGAACCTGCCGGCTTGGCTGTTTACGATCCTGCGCAACCTGTTCCGCTCCGACTATCGCAAGCGGCGGCGGGAGGTGGAGGATGCCGAAGGCAACTATGCCAAGACGCTGAAGACACAGCCCTCGCAGAACGCGCATCTCGAGTTCGAGGAGTTTCGCGGCGCGCTCGAGAAGCTTCCGCAGGACCAGCGCGAAGCGCTCATCCTGGTCGGCGCCTCCGGCTTCTCCTATGAGGACGCGGCCTCGATCTGCGGCTGTGCGGTCGGCACCATCAAGAGCCGCGTCAATCGCGCGCGCTCGAAGCTCGCCGCGCTGCTCTATGTCGACGGCGCCGAAGACTTCGGGCCCGACGAGACCATTCGCGCCGTAATCGGCGGCAGTGGCGGATAG
- a CDS encoding nitroreductase — MDAKVNKTDRIGVLEELLNERYSVRAFLPKQVDRATIEHVLTTAQRTASWCNSQPWQVIIASGEAKERFRQLIYKEASGGLGDDYDFTPPREYVGVYLERRRESGFQLYNTLGIARGDKMAYAKQALENYNFFGAPHVAIIHTNEPLGIYGAIDCGAYVSNFMLAAQALGLGTIPQAAIARHSGLIRRHFNLPDDRRIVCGISFGYADNAHNVNSYRTSRASVADTATFVDE, encoded by the coding sequence ATGGACGCAAAAGTGAACAAGACCGATCGCATCGGCGTGCTCGAAGAGCTTCTCAACGAGCGCTATTCCGTCCGCGCTTTCCTGCCGAAGCAAGTCGACCGCGCGACGATCGAGCATGTGCTGACCACGGCGCAGCGCACCGCGTCGTGGTGCAACAGCCAGCCGTGGCAGGTCATCATCGCCAGCGGCGAGGCCAAGGAGCGCTTTCGCCAGCTGATCTACAAGGAAGCGTCGGGCGGATTGGGCGACGACTACGACTTCACGCCGCCGCGCGAATATGTCGGCGTCTATCTCGAACGGCGCCGCGAGAGCGGCTTTCAGCTCTACAACACGCTCGGCATCGCCCGCGGCGACAAAATGGCCTACGCCAAGCAGGCGCTGGAGAATTACAATTTCTTCGGCGCGCCGCATGTCGCGATCATTCACACCAATGAACCGCTCGGCATCTACGGTGCGATCGATTGCGGTGCCTATGTCTCCAACTTCATGCTGGCCGCGCAGGCGCTCGGACTCGGCACCATTCCGCAGGCGGCGATTGCGCGCCATTCCGGCCTGATCCGCCGTCACTTCAATTTGCCCGACGACCGCCGCATCGTCTGCGGCATCTCGTTCGGCTATGCCGACAACGCGCACAACGTGAACAGCTACCGCACGTCACGCGCAAGCGTCGCCGACACCGCCACCTTCGTGGACGAGTGA
- a CDS encoding acyl-CoA dehydrogenase: MNFDDTPQEAEFRATARKWVAANAPKELEAELSKSSLGRIRLAHHDMVEVGKAWQKKKAEGGWACLHWPKEYGGRGATPIEKVIWQQEEGVYGKLTQPFQIGEGMCGPTVMAWGSEDAKRRYLPKLASGEEIWCQLFSEPSAGSDVAGLRTRAEKKGDNWVVNGQKIWTSGAHYSDYGLLIARTDPNVPKHKGLTMFFLDMKSPGVEVRPIRQANGMQEFNEVYFTDVVIPDSQRLGAVGEGWSVSLTTLMNERMSIGARLATGVPEMFEFCSNLMLEDGLAIDDPAVRSKLASWAVKSSGLKYTSYRAISALSKGDRPGPENSIGKLVSGMMLQDIATYAMDLQGAAGALTGSDEETVQGQFQQMLLSSPSMRIAGGTDEILRNIIAERVLGLPGDIRVDKDVPYNKIPTKGR, encoded by the coding sequence ATGAATTTCGACGATACCCCGCAGGAAGCCGAATTCCGCGCAACCGCGCGCAAATGGGTTGCGGCCAACGCGCCGAAGGAGCTAGAGGCCGAGCTGTCAAAATCCTCGCTCGGCCGCATCCGGCTCGCCCATCACGACATGGTCGAGGTCGGCAAGGCCTGGCAGAAGAAGAAGGCCGAAGGCGGTTGGGCCTGCCTGCACTGGCCGAAGGAATATGGCGGTCGCGGTGCGACGCCGATCGAGAAGGTGATCTGGCAGCAGGAAGAGGGTGTCTACGGCAAGCTGACGCAGCCGTTCCAGATCGGCGAGGGCATGTGCGGCCCGACCGTGATGGCCTGGGGCAGCGAGGACGCCAAGCGCCGCTATCTGCCGAAGCTCGCTTCGGGCGAGGAGATCTGGTGTCAGCTGTTCTCCGAGCCTTCCGCCGGCTCGGATGTCGCGGGCCTACGCACACGTGCCGAGAAGAAGGGCGACAATTGGGTCGTCAACGGCCAGAAGATCTGGACCTCGGGCGCGCATTACTCCGACTACGGTCTGCTGATCGCGCGCACCGATCCGAACGTTCCCAAGCACAAGGGCCTCACCATGTTCTTCCTGGACATGAAGAGCCCGGGTGTCGAGGTTCGGCCGATCAGGCAGGCCAACGGCATGCAGGAGTTCAACGAGGTCTATTTCACCGATGTCGTGATTCCCGACAGCCAGCGTCTCGGCGCCGTCGGGGAGGGCTGGAGCGTCTCGCTGACCACGCTGATGAATGAGCGGATGTCGATCGGCGCGCGTCTTGCGACCGGCGTCCCTGAAATGTTCGAGTTCTGCTCGAACCTGATGCTGGAGGATGGGCTCGCCATCGACGATCCCGCCGTGCGGTCGAAGCTGGCGAGCTGGGCGGTGAAATCGAGCGGGCTGAAATACACCAGCTACCGCGCGATCTCGGCGCTGTCGAAGGGCGACCGGCCGGGACCGGAAAACTCCATCGGCAAGCTCGTCTCCGGCATGATGCTGCAGGACATCGCCACCTACGCCATGGACCTCCAGGGCGCGGCCGGCGCTCTCACCGGCTCGGACGAGGAGACGGTGCAGGGCCAGTTCCAGCAGATGCTCTTGTCCTCGCCCTCGATGCGCATCGCCGGCGGCACCGACGAGATCCTGCGCAACATCATCGCCGAGCGCGTGCTGGGATTGCCCGGCGACATTCGCGTCGACAAGGATGTGCCGTATAACAAGATCCCGACCAAGGGTAGATGA
- a CDS encoding acyl-CoA dehydrogenase — MNFDDTPQEAEFRAIARAWIGANAPKQYEEDLRKSSLGRTVLRNGNILEVAKAWQKKKADAGWACLHWPKEYGGRGSSPIERVIWQQEEGPFGQLSRMFIIGHGMCGPTMMAFAREEHKRTYLPPLASGEKVWCQLFSEPAGGSDVAGLRTRAEKDGDDWVINGQKIWTSGAHYSDYGILLTRTDPTVPKHKGLTMFFLDMKSTGVEVRPIKQASGASDFNEVYFTNVRIPDHQRLGEVGDGWNVSLTTLMNERSAIGAAVSTGFPELFEYCSSLMLDDGPAIEDRAVRSKLANWAVKASGLKYTSMRAISALSKGERPGPENSIGKLVAGSMIQDVATYALDLQGARGVISGEDAELAGRFQAMLLRAPGTRVEGGTDEIMRNIIAERVLGLPGDIRVDKDVPFNKIPTKGRS, encoded by the coding sequence ATGAACTTCGACGACACCCCGCAGGAAGCCGAATTCCGCGCCATTGCGCGCGCCTGGATCGGCGCCAACGCGCCCAAACAATACGAGGAGGATCTGCGCAAATCCTCGCTCGGCCGCACCGTGCTCAGGAACGGCAACATTCTGGAGGTCGCGAAGGCCTGGCAAAAGAAGAAGGCCGATGCCGGCTGGGCTTGCCTGCACTGGCCGAAAGAGTATGGCGGCCGTGGCTCGTCGCCGATCGAGCGCGTGATCTGGCAGCAGGAAGAGGGGCCGTTCGGCCAGCTGTCCCGCATGTTCATCATCGGCCACGGCATGTGCGGGCCGACCATGATGGCATTCGCGCGCGAGGAGCATAAGCGCACATATCTGCCGCCACTCGCCTCCGGCGAGAAGGTCTGGTGCCAGCTGTTCTCGGAGCCCGCCGGCGGCTCCGACGTCGCGGGCCTGCGCACGCGCGCCGAGAAGGACGGCGACGATTGGGTTATCAACGGCCAGAAGATCTGGACCTCGGGCGCGCATTATTCCGACTACGGCATCCTCTTGACCCGCACCGATCCGACGGTGCCCAAGCACAAGGGCCTCACCATGTTCTTCCTGGACATGAAGAGCACTGGCGTCGAGGTGCGGCCGATCAAGCAGGCGAGCGGTGCTTCCGACTTCAACGAGGTCTATTTCACCAATGTCCGCATTCCCGACCACCAGCGTCTCGGCGAGGTCGGTGACGGCTGGAACGTCTCGCTGACCACGCTGATGAACGAGCGTAGCGCGATCGGCGCGGCCGTCTCGACCGGTTTCCCGGAGTTGTTCGAATATTGCTCCAGCCTGATGCTGGATGACGGTCCAGCGATCGAGGACCGCGCAGTGCGCTCGAAACTGGCGAACTGGGCGGTGAAGGCGAGTGGGCTGAAATACACCAGCATGCGCGCGATCTCGGCGCTGTCCAAGGGCGAGCGGCCGGGTCCGGAGAACTCTATCGGCAAGCTGGTGGCGGGCTCGATGATCCAGGACGTCGCGACCTACGCGCTGGATTTGCAGGGCGCGCGCGGCGTGATCAGCGGCGAGGATGCCGAACTCGCCGGCCGCTTCCAGGCGATGCTGTTGCGTGCACCCGGCACCCGCGTCGAAGGCGGCACAGACGAGATCATGCGCAACATCATCGCCGAGCGGGTGCTGGGCCTGCCCGGTGACATCCGTGTCGACAAGGACGTGCCGTTCAACAAGATCCCGACGAAGGGAAGAAGCTAG
- a CDS encoding acyl-CoA dehydrogenase family protein — translation MNFDFSDDQKQLRDQARKFLTEKCSPKAVRVVLDGKAPYDKELWKGLAEMGFLGVAIPEEFGGAGAGHLELCVIAEEMGRANAPVPFSSTVYLAAEALLIAGSDAQKKKWLPAIASGEAIGTLALFEGNGNPSPKAIKLTAANGVLNGVKKPVADGAIADFAVVAARTGSGGRDSDISLFLVDLKAGGVEVKSLTNLDPTRGQAEITFRDCKAEPLGAAGEGWSILTQVLDRAAVLCAFEQVGGSDRALEMGRDYALDRIAFGRQIGSFQAVKHMLADMYVSATLARSNSYYGAWALSTNAAELPEAAAAARISATQAFQHCAKNNIQVHGGMGFTWEFDCHMYYRRANAMALGLGSLTYWEDQLIDRMRKKNAA, via the coding sequence ATGAATTTTGATTTCTCCGACGACCAGAAGCAGCTCCGCGATCAGGCGCGCAAATTCCTCACCGAGAAGTGCTCGCCGAAGGCGGTGCGCGTCGTGCTCGATGGCAAGGCGCCTTATGACAAGGAACTGTGGAAGGGGCTTGCCGAGATGGGTTTCCTCGGTGTCGCGATCCCGGAAGAATTCGGCGGCGCGGGCGCGGGCCATCTCGAACTCTGCGTGATTGCGGAAGAGATGGGCCGTGCCAATGCACCGGTGCCGTTCTCCTCGACCGTCTATCTCGCCGCCGAAGCGCTGCTGATCGCGGGCAGCGACGCGCAAAAGAAGAAGTGGCTGCCGGCGATTGCCTCGGGCGAGGCGATCGGCACGCTGGCGCTGTTCGAGGGCAATGGCAATCCGTCGCCGAAGGCCATCAAGCTGACGGCTGCGAATGGCGTGCTCAACGGGGTCAAGAAGCCCGTTGCCGATGGCGCGATTGCCGATTTTGCGGTTGTTGCCGCGCGCACCGGATCGGGCGGACGTGACAGCGATATCTCGCTGTTTCTGGTCGACCTCAAGGCCGGCGGCGTCGAGGTGAAGAGTCTCACCAATCTCGATCCGACTCGCGGGCAAGCCGAAATCACGTTCAGGGATTGCAAGGCGGAGCCGCTCGGCGCTGCCGGCGAAGGCTGGAGCATCCTCACCCAGGTGCTCGACCGCGCCGCTGTGCTGTGTGCCTTCGAGCAGGTCGGCGGCTCCGACCGCGCGCTGGAGATGGGCCGCGACTACGCGCTCGACCGCATCGCCTTCGGCCGTCAGATCGGCTCGTTCCAGGCGGTCAAGCACATGCTTGCCGACATGTATGTGTCGGCGACGCTGGCGCGCTCCAACAGCTATTATGGCGCCTGGGCGCTGTCGACCAACGCGGCCGAGCTGCCTGAAGCCGCCGCCGCCGCGCGCATCAGCGCGACGCAGGCATTTCAGCACTGCGCCAAGAACAACATCCAGGTTCACGGCGGCATGGGCTTCACCTGGGAGTTCGACTGCCACATGTACTACCGCCGCGCCAACGCCATGGCGCTCGGGCTCGGCAGCCTCACCTATTGGGAAGACCAGTTGATCGACCGCATGCGCAAGAAGAACGCGGCGTAG
- a CDS encoding AMP-binding protein, with protein MSGSAAAVMTKPAFRKVEWLARDIDVERRADGTVVLKSRIPLQAYEKHLPASLAKWARQAPERIWLAQRGGPNREWRKVSYGEAKRTVDALTQALLNLKIEGRPVTILSGNSIEHALMTQAAMQARSPAAPVSPAYSLMSHDHVKLKYLFDLIKPAVVMVQDGPTFEKALKALDLTGVTVVHVVRPCDGIKSVSFSELAATPVTADVEASIAKITPQTVGKLLFTSGSTGMPKAVINTQEMMCANAAMMMQVRPRIPGGPLPVVLDWMPWNHTMGGNAAFHPVLVDGGTLYIDDGRPMPGQLEETIKNLREISPTYYANVPAGYAALAAAMEKDDALCRSFFKNLSIMAYGGARLPDDLYERMQALAVKTSGERIVFYTGWGSTETAPTSTGTYWNTERVGLIGLPFPGVELKMVPCGSKYELRLRGVNVTPGYFGQPDLTRKMFDEEGFYCIGDAGMFVDDTDPVKGIIFAGRVVEDFKLTTGTFVHVGSLRTDAIAAATPVVHDALVAGQDRAFIGLLAWPNLHACRQLAGNPDLSFEDAVKHPEVVACFRLGLETHNRECEGASSRIIARALLMAEPPSIDGNELTDKGYINQRAGLERRAALVERLYADKPDQDVIVLR; from the coding sequence ATGAGTGGAAGCGCGGCGGCGGTGATGACGAAGCCCGCCTTTCGCAAGGTGGAGTGGCTGGCGCGCGACATTGATGTCGAGCGGCGCGCCGACGGCACGGTGGTGCTGAAGTCGCGCATTCCGCTGCAGGCCTACGAGAAGCATCTTCCGGCCTCGCTCGCGAAATGGGCCAGGCAAGCGCCCGAGCGCATCTGGCTGGCACAGCGCGGCGGTCCGAACCGCGAATGGCGCAAGGTGTCCTATGGCGAAGCCAAGCGCACCGTCGATGCGCTGACGCAGGCGCTGCTCAATCTCAAGATCGAGGGACGCCCGGTTACGATCCTTTCCGGCAATTCGATCGAGCACGCGCTGATGACGCAGGCGGCTATGCAGGCCCGCTCGCCCGCGGCCCCCGTGTCGCCGGCCTATTCGTTGATGAGCCACGACCACGTCAAGCTGAAGTATCTGTTCGACCTGATCAAGCCGGCCGTGGTGATGGTGCAGGACGGACCGACGTTCGAAAAGGCGCTGAAGGCGCTCGACCTCACCGGCGTCACCGTCGTTCACGTCGTGCGGCCCTGCGACGGCATCAAGAGCGTCAGCTTTTCCGAGCTCGCGGCAACGCCGGTGACGGCCGATGTGGAGGCGTCGATCGCGAAGATTACGCCGCAGACCGTCGGCAAGCTGTTGTTTACCTCCGGCTCGACCGGCATGCCCAAGGCCGTCATCAACACGCAGGAGATGATGTGTGCCAATGCGGCGATGATGATGCAGGTCCGGCCGCGCATTCCGGGCGGCCCGCTGCCGGTCGTGCTCGACTGGATGCCGTGGAATCATACCATGGGCGGCAATGCCGCGTTCCATCCCGTTCTGGTCGACGGCGGCACGCTTTATATCGACGACGGCCGGCCGATGCCGGGACAGCTCGAGGAGACCATCAAGAATCTGCGCGAGATATCGCCGACCTATTACGCCAACGTCCCCGCCGGCTACGCGGCGCTTGCGGCGGCCATGGAGAAGGACGATGCGCTCTGCCGCTCGTTCTTCAAGAACCTTTCGATCATGGCCTATGGCGGCGCGCGGCTGCCCGACGATCTCTACGAGCGCATGCAGGCCCTGGCGGTGAAGACCAGCGGCGAGCGCATCGTGTTCTACACCGGCTGGGGCTCGACCGAGACTGCGCCGACCTCGACCGGCACCTATTGGAATACCGAGCGCGTCGGCCTGATCGGTCTGCCGTTTCCCGGCGTCGAGTTGAAGATGGTGCCGTGCGGCTCGAAATACGAGCTGCGCCTGCGCGGCGTCAATGTCACGCCCGGCTATTTCGGCCAGCCGGATCTGACCAGGAAGATGTTCGACGAGGAAGGTTTTTACTGCATCGGCGACGCCGGCATGTTCGTCGACGATACCGATCCGGTGAAGGGCATCATCTTCGCCGGCCGGGTCGTGGAGGACTTCAAGCTCACCACCGGCACTTTCGTCCATGTCGGCTCGCTCCGCACCGATGCGATCGCGGCTGCGACCCCCGTCGTGCATGACGCGTTGGTCGCGGGGCAGGATCGCGCCTTCATCGGCCTCTTGGCGTGGCCGAACCTGCACGCCTGCCGGCAGCTCGCCGGCAATCCCGACTTGAGCTTCGAGGATGCCGTGAAGCATCCCGAGGTGGTCGCCTGCTTCAGACTAGGCCTGGAGACGCATAACAGGGAGTGCGAAGGCGCCAGCAGCCGCATCATCGCGCGCGCCCTGCTGATGGCCGAGCCGCCTTCGATCGACGGCAACGAGCTCACCGACAAGGGCTACATCAACCAGCGCGCCGGCCTCGAACGCCGCGCCGCACTGGTCGAGCGGCTTTATGCCGACAAGCCGGATCAGGATGTGATCGTACTGCGATGA
- a CDS encoding enoyl-CoA hydratase/isomerase family protein, whose product MSQPLLIEHDDGVDRVTLNRPDSLNALDPALIDALNVYFQGLQRNRDTRVVVLKGAGKNFCAGLDLKAAMVRRAGQQEPPGVTESLDSQRRIADIVMLMRRCPQPILSLVQGAAAGGGFALALASDIRIATKSARMNCAFIKLGLGGCDIGTSYFLPRLVGVSVASELILTGRFIGAERALAVGLVSEVVDEDKLDDAAAPYVDAMMTASPVGLRLSKECLNMSVDAGSLEAVIAMEDRNQVLCSRSEEFSEGIRAFLEKRKPVYIKR is encoded by the coding sequence ATGTCCCAACCGCTGCTGATCGAGCATGACGACGGCGTCGACCGGGTGACGCTCAATCGTCCTGACAGTCTCAACGCGCTCGATCCGGCGCTGATCGACGCGCTCAACGTCTATTTCCAGGGCCTGCAGCGCAACCGCGACACCCGTGTTGTGGTGCTGAAGGGTGCCGGCAAGAATTTCTGCGCAGGCCTCGATCTCAAGGCGGCGATGGTGCGCCGTGCCGGGCAGCAGGAGCCGCCCGGCGTCACGGAATCCTTGGACTCGCAGCGGCGCATCGCCGACATCGTGATGCTGATGCGGCGCTGCCCGCAGCCGATCCTGTCGCTGGTGCAGGGGGCGGCGGCCGGTGGCGGCTTTGCGCTGGCGCTCGCTTCCGACATCCGCATCGCGACGAAATCGGCGCGGATGAACTGCGCCTTCATCAAGCTCGGCCTCGGCGGCTGCGACATCGGCACCAGCTATTTCCTGCCGCGGCTCGTCGGTGTTTCCGTGGCGTCCGAGCTGATCCTCACGGGGCGCTTCATCGGTGCCGAGCGGGCGCTTGCGGTCGGGCTCGTCTCCGAGGTCGTCGATGAAGACAAGCTCGATGACGCCGCCGCGCCCTATGTCGATGCGATGATGACGGCTTCGCCGGTCGGACTGCGCCTGTCCAAGGAATGTCTCAACATGAGCGTCGATGCCGGATCGCTGGAGGCCGTGATCGCGATGGAGGACCGCAACCAGGTCCTGTGCAGTCGCTCCGAGGAATTTTCGGAAGGCATCAGGGCCTTCCTTGAGAAGCGAAAGCCTGTCTATATCAAGCGCTGA
- a CDS encoding SDR family NAD(P)-dependent oxidoreductase, translating to MELKDVAVLITGGGSGLGEATARAMAAKGAKIGVIDQNKDNAEKVAAEVKGVALHADVTSEEQIKAAIAKAEAAHGVARVLMNCAGIGGSQRIVGRDGVYPLEKFARIINVNLIGTFNCLRLFAERLVTIEPVGEERGVIINTASVAAYEGQIGQIAYSASKGGVVGLTLPAARDLASQKIRVNTIAPGLFFTPLLMGLNEEARKSLGAQVPHPSRLGDAKEYGSLAVHIVENPMLNGETIRLDGAIRMAPR from the coding sequence ATGGAATTGAAAGACGTAGCCGTTCTCATCACCGGTGGCGGTTCGGGCCTCGGCGAAGCGACCGCCCGCGCCATGGCGGCCAAAGGCGCCAAGATCGGCGTGATCGACCAGAACAAGGACAACGCCGAGAAGGTCGCCGCCGAGGTGAAGGGCGTCGCGCTCCACGCCGACGTCACCAGCGAGGAGCAGATCAAGGCCGCGATCGCCAAGGCGGAAGCCGCGCATGGCGTCGCCCGCGTGCTGATGAATTGCGCCGGCATCGGCGGCTCGCAGCGCATCGTCGGCCGCGACGGCGTCTATCCCCTGGAAAAGTTCGCGCGCATCATCAACGTCAATCTGATCGGCACCTTCAACTGCCTGCGGCTGTTCGCCGAGCGCCTCGTCACGATCGAGCCGGTCGGTGAAGAGCGCGGCGTCATCATCAACACCGCTTCGGTTGCCGCCTATGAAGGCCAGATCGGCCAGATCGCCTATTCGGCCTCGAAGGGCGGCGTCGTCGGCCTCACGCTGCCGGCCGCGCGCGACCTCGCCAGCCAGAAGATCCGCGTCAACACCATCGCGCCCGGCCTGTTCTTCACGCCGCTGCTGATGGGTCTCAACGAGGAAGCCCGCAAGAGCCTGGGCGCCCAGGTGCCGCATCCCTCGCGCCTCGGCGATGCCAAGGAATACGGCTCGCTCGCCGTGCACATCGTCGAGAATCCGATGCTCAACGGCGAGACCATCCGTCTCGACGGCGCGATCCGTATGGCCCCGCGGTAG
- a CDS encoding TetR family transcriptional regulator, which yields MTISVPNRLPSAKNSTAEKLLVAASELMIERSSIEISLSDIAQKSGANAALVKYHFGNKDGLLLALLERDAGTELSNLEYLLAQPITPTAKLKLHIGGIIRAYYRFPYMNRLIHYLLHETDAGSADEVSKFFVAPLLDFHRRLLAEGVSRGEFRATDPVLFYTSLIGACDHLFFGRHAMSRATGVGPVTDEVCRQYIKHMETLICGGILTQAGEAAAAG from the coding sequence GTGACTATCAGCGTACCGAACAGGCTCCCCAGCGCAAAGAATTCCACGGCAGAGAAATTGCTCGTGGCCGCGAGCGAGCTGATGATCGAACGCTCCTCGATCGAGATTTCGCTCTCCGACATCGCCCAGAAATCCGGCGCCAACGCCGCGCTGGTCAAATATCATTTCGGCAACAAGGACGGCCTGCTGCTGGCGCTGCTCGAGCGCGACGCGGGGACCGAGCTGTCCAATCTCGAATATCTGCTGGCCCAGCCGATCACGCCGACCGCGAAGCTGAAGCTGCATATCGGCGGAATCATCCGCGCCTACTATCGGTTCCCGTACATGAACCGGCTGATCCACTATCTCCTGCATGAAACAGACGCAGGCTCCGCCGACGAAGTCTCGAAGTTCTTCGTCGCGCCGCTGCTCGACTTTCATCGCCGCCTGCTCGCCGAAGGCGTCAGCCGTGGCGAGTTTCGCGCGACCGATCCGGTGCTGTTCTACACCAGCCTGATCGGCGCCTGCGATCACCTGTTCTTCGGCCGGCACGCGATGTCGCGCGCGACAGGTGTCGGCCCGGTCACCGATGAAGTCTGCCGGCAATATATCAAGCACATGGAAACGCTGATCTGCGGCGGCATCCTCACGCAAGCTGGGGAAGCTGCCGCGGCCGGATAA